The DNA region TCCTAACCTTTCGCTAGCTACCACACCCAACTCTAAGTTTCTACCAATCTGCTTGTTCTCGTGAGTTTAAGCAAATTCTATCAGTTCTTTCAATTTTCCGTCCATCTTTACGAATAAGTAAGCATGAAGACATTTATCTTATTTTTCCTCGGAGCTTCTATCGGCTCCTTTCTGGGACTGGTGATTGATCGCTTCCCTGAATATTCCATTATTGCACCGGCCAGCCATTGCAATCATTGCAAGAGACAGCTCAAGGCCTGGGACTTGATCCCTATCCTGTCTCAATTGTTGACAAAATCCAAGTGCCGCTACTGTAAAGCAAAGATTCCTTATTGGTATCTAGGATTGGAATGTCTATCTGGTCTTTTTGTTCTGCTCTGGCATCTACAGTTCCTATCCGTATTGGAAACTGTCCTGCTAGTTGGCGGACTGGTCCTGACCATTTACGATATTAAATAT from Streptococcus ruminantium includes:
- a CDS encoding prepilin peptidase is translated as MKTFILFFLGASIGSFLGLVIDRFPEYSIIAPASHCNHCKRQLKAWDLIPILSQLLTKSKCRYCKAKIPYWYLGLECLSGLFVLLWHLQFLSVLETVLLVGGLVLTIYDIKYQEYPFAIWLFFTFVGLVLSQLNWLFCGFLLLAYLTEKWQWKIGSGDFLYLASLSLVFGFMEILWIVQVSSLLGLAIFFIFKPKSLPYVPFLFLASIIINLYL